One genomic segment of Devosia sp. includes these proteins:
- a CDS encoding ABC transporter permease: protein MLRYLGKRFLLILPTIFVPLILVFLLLRLSPGDPAGMMLGDQATAEQIAALRTQLGLDQPIWTQFLIWLKGIVTLDLGNSIFFREPVMQIIPRYASVTILLTLVALVLAIAIGVTMGLISAMNRNKPIDRGVVTTAVLGISLPEFWFALLLIFLFSVTLRWFPVAGYNPPSAGMIAFGATIFLPALALGVRQSALMTRMMRSSMLDVLNEPYITTARAQGLPEKTVIGRYAMRTAAMPVVTVAGLSAGYMLGGAVAIEIIFALPGLGRMLVEAVGRRDYPLVEGGVLTISLVLAVLNLAIDLIYALLDPRIRYQ, encoded by the coding sequence ATGCTGCGCTATCTCGGCAAACGCTTCCTGCTGATCCTGCCCACGATTTTCGTGCCGCTGATTCTGGTCTTTCTTCTCTTGCGCCTGTCGCCGGGCGATCCGGCCGGGATGATGCTGGGCGACCAGGCAACGGCCGAGCAGATTGCGGCCCTGCGCACGCAATTGGGGCTCGACCAGCCAATCTGGACGCAATTCCTGATCTGGCTCAAAGGCATTGTGACGCTGGACCTGGGCAATTCGATCTTCTTCCGCGAGCCGGTGATGCAGATCATCCCGCGCTATGCCAGCGTCACGATCCTGCTGACCCTGGTTGCACTGGTCCTGGCCATCGCCATCGGCGTGACCATGGGGCTGATCTCGGCCATGAACCGCAACAAGCCCATCGACCGTGGCGTGGTGACCACGGCGGTTCTGGGCATTTCCTTGCCCGAGTTCTGGTTCGCGCTGCTGCTGATCTTTCTCTTCTCGGTGACGCTGCGCTGGTTCCCGGTGGCCGGCTACAATCCGCCATCGGCCGGGATGATCGCCTTTGGGGCCACCATCTTTCTGCCGGCCCTGGCCCTGGGCGTGCGGCAGTCGGCACTGATGACGCGCATGATGCGATCCTCCATGCTCGATGTGCTCAACGAGCCCTATATAACGACGGCCCGGGCCCAGGGCCTGCCGGAAAAGACGGTGATCGGACGCTATGCGATGCGCACCGCCGCCATGCCGGTGGTGACGGTCGCCGGGCTTTCGGCCGGCTATATGCTCGGCGGGGCGGTGGCGATCGAGATCATCTTCGCCTTGCCGGGTCTTGGCCGCATGCTGGTCGAAGCGGTGGGCCGCAGGGACTATCCACTGGTGGAAGGCGGTGTGCTGACCATTTCGCTCGTCCTGGCCGTACTCAACCTGGCCATCGACCTGATCTATGCCCTACTTGATCCCCGGATACGCTATCAATGA
- a CDS encoding ABC transporter permease has product MAMIQATAPDRLTGGDEEVFVTTNKSVWQRLLGNPTAMVSLAILSVIALSAILAPLLAPGNPLRVAPADRFIPPGSEHFFGTDNLGRDMFNMVLHGGRTSLLVGLVVTFISMSIAVILGAISGFYRQVDVVLMRLVDGLMAFPGIVLATAAAGIMGPSMTTVITSLSIVLVAPSLRIVRGQVLVVRELQMIEAARAVGVPTMRMFTRYILPAVSSPILVQASFIFSAAVLGEAGLSFIGVGIGPKELSWGNALTEARNYIAQAPWIVLFPGLALMLTILALNLLGDSLRDILDPRLARRR; this is encoded by the coding sequence ATGGCCATGATTCAGGCGACAGCTCCCGACCGCCTGACCGGTGGTGACGAAGAGGTTTTCGTCACCACCAACAAGTCGGTCTGGCAGCGGCTCCTGGGTAATCCCACCGCGATGGTGTCCCTCGCCATTCTTTCGGTGATTGCCCTCAGTGCGATCCTGGCGCCACTGCTGGCGCCGGGCAATCCATTGCGGGTCGCCCCTGCCGACCGGTTCATTCCGCCAGGTTCCGAGCACTTCTTCGGTACCGATAATCTGGGCCGCGACATGTTCAATATGGTGCTTCATGGCGGGCGCACATCGCTTCTGGTCGGGCTCGTCGTGACCTTCATCTCCATGTCGATCGCGGTGATCCTGGGCGCGATATCCGGATTTTACCGGCAGGTCGATGTGGTGTTGATGCGTCTCGTCGATGGGCTTATGGCCTTTCCGGGCATCGTGCTGGCTACGGCTGCCGCCGGAATCATGGGGCCATCCATGACCACGGTCATCACCTCGCTCTCCATCGTCCTGGTGGCGCCTTCGCTGCGCATCGTTCGCGGGCAGGTTCTGGTGGTGCGCGAGTTGCAGATGATCGAAGCGGCGCGAGCTGTCGGCGTGCCGACCATGCGTATGTTTACGCGCTACATTCTGCCGGCGGTCTCCTCGCCGATCCTCGTGCAAGCCAGCTTCATCTTTTCGGCCGCGGTCCTGGGCGAAGCCGGTCTCAGCTTCATCGGCGTTGGAATCGGCCCCAAGGAACTCAGTTGGGGCAATGCGCTGACGGAAGCGCGAAACTATATCGCCCAGGCGCCCTGGATCGTGCTGTTCCCGGGTCTCGCCCTCATGCTCACCATTCTCGCCCTCAATCTTCTGGGCGACAGTCTGCGCGACATTCTCGATCCGCGCCTGGCCCGGAGACGCTAA
- a CDS encoding ABC transporter ATP-binding protein codes for MTLPLAPALSDRAAPIQGAPSVLEVEGLSLSFRNADGLLPIVTDVSFAIRAGEAVALVGESGCGKSITASAIMGIAPDNAEIGGTIRLNGRVISGLAPKDRRKLCGRHMGFIFQEPMTALHPTLSIGRQMTDTLKHNLGLSQAAATDRAAELLDRVGIPRARDILKGYVHELSGGMRQRVMIALAISCGPSLIIADEPTTALDVTIQAQVLDLLDDMRRELNLAMLFITHDLEVVGDFCDRAVVMYAGDLVERGSSADVVRRPAHPYARGLIDAVPAHDDGRTRLTPILGTVPPVGQWPEGCRFAPRCNRATEKCASHPPLAPHGETDVRCWHPLEASQ; via the coding sequence ATGACTTTGCCCCTTGCCCCCGCTTTGTCGGATCGGGCCGCTCCGATCCAGGGCGCGCCGAGCGTGCTCGAGGTCGAAGGCCTCAGCCTCTCCTTCCGCAATGCCGATGGTCTCCTGCCGATCGTCACCGATGTGTCGTTTGCCATCCGCGCCGGCGAAGCCGTGGCCCTTGTGGGGGAAAGCGGCTGTGGCAAGTCCATTACCGCCAGCGCCATCATGGGTATTGCCCCCGACAATGCCGAAATCGGCGGAACGATCAGGCTCAATGGCCGTGTCATCTCCGGCCTTGCCCCCAAGGATCGCCGAAAACTCTGCGGCCGCCACATGGGCTTTATCTTCCAGGAGCCGATGACGGCGCTTCATCCCACATTGAGCATCGGGCGGCAGATGACCGATACGCTCAAGCACAATCTCGGCCTGAGCCAGGCCGCCGCGACCGATCGCGCCGCCGAACTGCTCGACCGCGTCGGGATTCCGCGGGCCCGCGACATCCTCAAGGGCTATGTCCATGAGCTTTCCGGCGGCATGCGCCAGCGGGTGATGATCGCACTCGCCATTTCCTGCGGGCCCTCGTTGATCATCGCCGACGAGCCGACAACGGCATTGGATGTCACGATCCAGGCGCAGGTGCTCGACCTGCTCGATGACATGCGGCGTGAGCTGAACCTGGCCATGCTGTTCATTACCCATGATCTGGAAGTCGTCGGCGATTTCTGTGACCGGGCGGTGGTGATGTATGCCGGAGACCTGGTGGAGCGCGGCTCGAGCGCGGATGTAGTGCGGCGACCGGCGCACCCCTATGCGCGCGGCCTCATCGATGCCGTGCCGGCACATGACGATGGCCGGACCCGCCTGACGCCTATTCTGGGCACTGTTCCGCCGGTCGGACAGTGGCCGGAGGGTTGCCGGTTTGCGCCGCGCTGCAACCGCGCCACGGAAAAATGCGCCAGCCACCCACCTCTCGCCCCCCATGGCGAAACCGATGTCCGATGCTGGCATCCACTGGAGGCAAGCCAATGA
- a CDS encoding acyclic terpene utilization AtuA family protein → MFRIGSGAGFSGDRVDAPQSVVAAIAAAGEGGAVVFETLGERTLALGQIARRHDSTRGYEPLLDDLIEPILAQCVASGITVVGNFGQANPPAAAAAIQAIADRLGLGPLRIAIVTGDDLLGRVDLNATQRWDGDGRLPELDGDIIAINAYLGARPIADAIKAGAQVVVTGRVADPALVLGPLVAHFGWDWADLDRIAAGTLAGHLLECGSQVTGGFFADPGYKDVPDIANIGFPIAEVEADGSFVLTKAAGTGGLVDLRTVKEQLLYEIHDPAAYLTPDVTLDITQVSLEQAGPDRVRVRGAKGHAAPPALKATVSYYGDWLGEAEISYAGANALARARLAITTIHDRIIRRGLPVRHRADVIGTVSAFDSDHGDLLADLTDSHAGDYRVRFAFGAGSQRDVERAVQEVNALYCCGPAGGGGVRQSVRPRVRTLSHLVPRHLVEADFHFAGTQS, encoded by the coding sequence GTGTTTCGCATTGGCAGTGGTGCTGGATTTTCAGGCGATCGCGTCGACGCACCGCAATCGGTGGTGGCGGCCATCGCGGCCGCCGGAGAAGGCGGAGCCGTGGTCTTCGAGACGCTCGGCGAACGGACATTGGCCCTTGGGCAGATTGCCCGGCGCCATGATTCCACAAGGGGTTATGAGCCGCTTCTGGACGACCTGATCGAGCCGATCCTCGCACAATGCGTCGCGTCCGGGATCACCGTTGTCGGAAATTTCGGTCAGGCCAATCCACCCGCAGCTGCTGCTGCGATACAGGCCATTGCCGACCGATTGGGTCTGGGCCCGCTGCGCATCGCTATCGTGACCGGTGACGATCTGCTGGGACGTGTCGATCTCAACGCGACCCAGCGGTGGGATGGCGACGGCCGGCTGCCGGAGCTGGACGGGGACATTATCGCCATCAATGCCTATCTCGGCGCCAGGCCCATTGCGGACGCCATCAAGGCTGGCGCACAGGTCGTGGTCACCGGGCGCGTGGCCGATCCAGCGCTGGTGCTCGGCCCGCTGGTGGCCCATTTCGGCTGGGACTGGGCCGATCTCGATCGCATTGCCGCCGGCACTCTGGCCGGACACCTGCTCGAATGTGGGTCGCAGGTCACAGGGGGCTTTTTTGCCGATCCCGGCTACAAGGACGTTCCCGACATCGCCAATATCGGGTTCCCGATCGCGGAGGTCGAGGCCGATGGCAGTTTCGTCTTGACCAAGGCCGCAGGAACCGGCGGGCTTGTCGACCTGCGAACCGTCAAGGAACAACTGCTCTACGAAATTCATGACCCGGCCGCCTATCTCACGCCGGACGTAACGCTCGACATTACCCAGGTCAGTCTTGAACAGGCGGGGCCGGATCGCGTGCGTGTCCGGGGGGCGAAGGGGCATGCTGCTCCACCAGCGCTCAAGGCAACGGTGAGCTATTATGGCGACTGGCTGGGGGAGGCCGAAATCTCCTATGCCGGTGCCAATGCGCTGGCGCGTGCGCGGCTCGCCATCACCACGATACATGATCGGATCATCCGGCGCGGATTGCCGGTGCGGCATCGGGCCGACGTGATCGGTACGGTCAGCGCCTTCGACTCCGACCACGGCGACCTGCTGGCCGACCTGACCGACAGTCATGCCGGCGACTATCGCGTGCGTTTTGCCTTTGGCGCGGGATCGCAGCGTGATGTCGAGCGGGCGGTGCAGGAGGTCAATGCACTCTACTGCTGCGGCCCGGCCGGTGGCGGCGGTGTGCGGCAGAGCGTTCGCCCGCGCGTGCGTACGCTCTCTCACCTTGTGCCGCGCCACCTGGTCGAAGCTGATTTCCATTTCGCGGGGACACAATCATGA
- a CDS encoding ABC transporter substrate-binding protein, with amino-acid sequence MTKKQVLRGALLSSAALMMVAAQPVLAQDLQRGGTLRIAISQMAPSPDPVVTTFGVNWATAGVVCEGLFGLDEAWTPQPMLADNFAYSEDGLTLTVTLRDGLKFHSGAALTAADVVASLERFRESAGIGAAFKGAVAAISAPDDKTVVFEMSSPSPIVPGLLAGTQAVIMSSASLEGASPTEATRGLDCTGPYTLTEYQPDQGVTMTRWDDYAARSEPSSSASGMKHAYADQIIFRLMPEASVRRDSLITGEIDIANELPSDFYDALQNDPNTEAVVVPNNQSLTVVFNTKEGVIADVNLRRAIYYALEMEPIMLASVGNPEFYTLDPSWIPDPNSFWYTTAGVPEGFGTPNPDKVAEYLAASDYNGEPIRWLVASEQYQKHYLTAITAAQQLEEFGINVEIVESPMANYIQARADATQMDAFSSFLPTYVDPTSIAYLNASYPGFWEDPEKLALMQDIATTIDPDARKAIFEKIHALAYDQFPFIKYGTESNMYGIRQGVGNPSRIPSRAGDFYNVAPPPAN; translated from the coding sequence ATGACAAAGAAACAGGTATTGCGTGGGGCCCTGTTGTCCAGCGCGGCTCTCATGATGGTGGCGGCGCAGCCGGTCCTCGCGCAGGACCTGCAGCGGGGTGGAACGCTGCGCATCGCCATTTCCCAAATGGCGCCGTCGCCCGATCCGGTGGTCACCACGTTCGGCGTCAACTGGGCCACCGCCGGCGTTGTCTGCGAGGGCCTGTTCGGGCTGGACGAGGCCTGGACGCCGCAACCCATGCTGGCCGACAACTTCGCCTATAGCGAGGACGGACTGACCCTGACCGTGACCCTGCGCGATGGCCTCAAATTCCATTCGGGTGCAGCATTGACCGCGGCGGATGTGGTGGCTTCGCTGGAGCGGTTCCGTGAATCGGCCGGTATCGGCGCCGCCTTCAAGGGCGCGGTGGCCGCGATTTCCGCCCCGGACGACAAGACGGTCGTGTTTGAAATGTCCTCGCCTTCCCCCATCGTGCCGGGACTGCTCGCCGGCACGCAGGCGGTGATCATGTCGAGCGCTTCGCTTGAAGGTGCCTCGCCGACCGAAGCGACCCGAGGCCTGGACTGCACCGGACCCTATACGCTCACCGAGTACCAGCCGGACCAGGGCGTGACCATGACGCGCTGGGACGACTATGCCGCTCGCAGCGAACCCAGTTCGAGCGCTTCGGGCATGAAGCATGCCTATGCCGACCAGATCATTTTCCGCCTGATGCCGGAAGCCTCGGTCCGTCGCGACTCGCTGATCACCGGCGAAATCGACATCGCCAACGAACTGCCCAGCGATTTCTACGACGCGCTGCAGAACGACCCCAACACCGAGGCCGTAGTGGTGCCCAACAACCAGTCCCTGACCGTGGTGTTCAACACCAAGGAAGGGGTTATCGCCGACGTCAATCTGCGCCGGGCCATCTACTATGCGCTGGAGATGGAGCCGATCATGCTGGCATCGGTCGGGAATCCGGAATTCTATACGCTTGATCCGAGCTGGATCCCCGATCCGAACTCCTTCTGGTACACCACGGCAGGAGTTCCCGAGGGTTTCGGAACGCCCAATCCAGACAAGGTGGCGGAGTATCTGGCGGCCTCGGACTATAATGGCGAGCCGATCCGCTGGCTGGTCGCGTCCGAGCAGTACCAGAAGCACTACCTGACCGCGATCACCGCAGCCCAGCAGCTCGAAGAATTCGGCATCAATGTCGAGATCGTGGAATCGCCGATGGCCAATTACATCCAGGCCCGTGCCGACGCTACCCAGATGGATGCGTTTTCGAGCTTCCTGCCGACATACGTCGATCCAACCTCGATTGCGTATCTCAACGCCAGCTATCCCGGTTTCTGGGAAGATCCCGAAAAGTTGGCGCTGATGCAGGATATTGCCACGACCATCGACCCGGACGCCCGCAAGGCCATCTTCGAGAAGATCCATGCGCTGGCCTACGATCAGTTCCCGTTCATCAAGTACGGCACGGAATCGAACATGTACGGCATCCGCCAGGGCGTCGGGAACCCGTCGCGCATCCCCTCTCGCGCCGGCGATTTCTATAATGTCGCCCCGCCCCCGGCCAACTGA